The Aerococcus christensenii genome segment GATGAGTAGTCAAAGAAAATCTGCATCGTCATTAGGCGGAGAGAAGATTCCCCGCTATTCTATTCGAAAATTTAGTTTTGGAGTTGCGAGTGTGGCCATCGCGTCCCTATTTTTGTTTGCTGGGTCATCGAATCTCGTTTCAGCAGCTCAAATTTCAGTGGAAACGCTACCAGTAGAGAAGACAACAAAAGAAAGCGCTAAGCCAGTAAAAAAGGAGAAAATCCAAACTGAAAAAGCTCCAGCTTCAGTTCAAGCAGAAGGCCATTCTTCTCAGAAAGGGGCTGAAAGGACAACAGATAAGGCTAAGAATAATGGGCCAGAAGCTAGTCAACTAGGTGAATCCAAACCCACTCCTTCAAAACAACATAAGCTGGTAAAGCCAAATTGTGGAGAAGTTTATAACTTTAACGAACTCACTGAAAATGAGAAAAAAAGTATTCTTGATCAAGTAAGCAAAGCTAATCCAGGTGCAACCGTAGAATTCGATTAAGCCAATCATGTGGTAGTCACTTATGCGGATGGCACTAAAGAAACGCTCTCACTCACTGAGCTTGTTAAACAAAAATGGGCCGAGCTTCCTCAAATGCAATTTTATAGTCCCCAAACAGACTGGAAGCAAATCAACAAAAAAGATAAGACACCTGTTCCTGAACTGACTGTTTATCGGGGCGATACCTTTAGCTACACGATACAAATCAAGAATCACGAAAGAGTGGGTGTGAAAGAGAACAAGCAAGGGATATTTGTCGGTTATACCAACTATATAGAGAAAGATGAGACCAGTCGGCAAATGTAACCGAAAAAGGGCAAATGGATGGCCTAGCATTAACCTATGACATCCACAAACGGGGTGAGTGGGATGACTCTTACGATTATAAAGTGGACGGATTTATTCCTTTAAGTGCAGCGGCTTAAACGTATGAAGTGACTTACGCCATGACACCGATTGCGACTATTGATGAGGTAGCTAAGGACGGCCAAACAAAAGTCACAACTGATGATGCGACAGCAAAGATCATTGTGGCAGTGCCAGAAAAAGAGAAGTACACCCCAACAGCTGGGTCAATCATCCAAGACTTTGGTCAACCAACGACAGCAGACGAAGTTATCGCTAAGGTCACAAAGTGACGGTTCAAGTCACGGTGAACCCTGAGAAAATACCTCCTAAGCCTCAATCAGAGACAGTTAAGCCAAAACCTAAACAGCCTACACAATCTACCGGAGATTTCACTTGCTTCATTCCCGAAACAAAGGACGAAGAGAAGAAAACACCACAAGAAACTCCAACAGCTAAAGGGGCTCCCGTTGAAAATAAAGGCAAGAAATCGTCGCTTACAAAGAAATCAGTCCAAACTACCAAAAACAGCACAGAGAGAGTGAATGGACATGACGCTTCCGCCAAAAAGGCAACTACTAAGAAGTTGCCAGCTACAGGGGGAGAAGCCACCTTCCTCAATTCTTGGCTTACCCTTGATGTCCGCTTCCGGTCTGTTCATGATTCCAAGCAAGAAAAGAGAATAATTTTCTGAAGAAGTGAAGTTGGCTCTAAAAGCCACACTCACTATCAGAAGAAGACAAAGGGTTGAGCGAAGTGCTCAGCCCTTTTTTGATCTTTGAAGAGGAAGTGGGCGGACGAGTGAGGGAGGAAATTTTCAATCATAGGAGGAGTGGAAAAATATTAGCATTAGGTTATAAATTGTTTCGAAACGATTACATTTTCTTTGATATTAGATGATAAAAGGACCTCTCAGTTAAAAAGTTGCTATATTAAGAGGGTGTAGTTCTTCTTTGAAAAGAGAATTTCAAGAAGAAGGGAAAGAAGCGATATTCGTTTGAAACGGAGAAGTGACGTGCTAAAGAAATCTAAAAAAGTAAAAAATAACCAAAGTCGAAGAGCAAAGAAATCTTCAAGTTTC includes the following:
- a CDS encoding YSIRK-type signal peptide-containing protein, with translation MSSQRKSASSLGGEKIPRYSIRKFSFGVASVAIASLFLFAGSSNLVSAAQISVETLPVEKTTKESAKPVKKEKIQTEKAPASVQAEGHSSQKGAERTTDKAKNNGPEASQLGESKPTPSKQHKLVKPNCGEVYNFNELTENEKKSILDQVSKANPGATVEFD